In uncultured Fretibacterium sp., a single genomic region encodes these proteins:
- a CDS encoding 4Fe-4S binding protein produces MSVAGLKAHVRKEACTACGRCGRACPVGAMRTLPGRAAEVNETACVGCMRCLRACPVGAIKAG; encoded by the coding sequence ATGTCCGTAGCGGGACTCAAGGCTCACGTTCGGAAGGAGGCCTGCACGGCCTGCGGCCGGTGCGGGAGAGCCTGCCCCGTCGGGGCGATGCGGACGCTCCCCGGGAGGGCCGCCGAGGTGAACGAGACCGCGTGCGTCGGCTGTATGCGCTGCCTCAGGGCCTGCCCTGTGGGGGCAATCAAAGCAGGATGA